The Mytilus trossulus isolate FHL-02 chromosome 3, PNRI_Mtr1.1.1.hap1, whole genome shotgun sequence genome contains a region encoding:
- the LOC134709262 gene encoding ADP-ribosylation factor-like protein 2: protein MGLLTILKKMKQKEKEVRLLMLGLDNAGKTTILKKFNGEDIDTISPTLGFNIKTLEHKGFKLNIWDVGGQKSLRSYWRNYFESTDGLIWVVDSADRMRMNDCKQELQALLVEERLAGATLLVFANKQDLPGSLTGQSIREAMELDEIKTHHWLIQDCSAVTGENLLKGIDWVIDDIASRIFTMD, encoded by the exons atgggaCTTTTAACCATtctaaagaaaatgaaacagaaaGAAAAGGAAGTCAGACTTTtgatgtt GGGATTGGACAATGCTGGAAAAACAACGATTCTTAAGAAATTTAATGGTGAAGATATAGATACAATTTCACCAACGCTTGgatttaatatcaaaacattGGAACATAAAGG GTTTAAACTTAACATTTGGGATGTAGGAGGTCAGAAATCTCTACGATCCTACTGGAGGAATTATTTTGAGAGTACAGATGGGTTGATTTGGGTTGTAGATAGTGCTGATAGAATGAGAATGAATGACTGTAAACAAGAACTTCAGGCTTTACTAGTGGAGGAG AGACTAGCAGGAGCTACCCTACTTGTATTTGCAAACAAACAAGATCTACCAGGTTCTCTTACAGGACAATCAATAAGAGAA GCAATGGAATTAGATGAAATAAAGACGCATCACTGGTTAATACAAGACTGTAGTGCTGTGACGGGGGAAAATTTACTCAAGGGTATAGACTGGGTGATAGATGATATAGCTTCAAGAATATTCACCATGGACTGA